The DNA sequence aattgagagagaaagatattAGAAGGTGTTGCAGGGACCTGcaaagagatgcagagagaTGCCATGGATGTAAGGGATTGAAAAGAGAGTGAGGAGACTAAAATGAGACggggggaagagaaaagaaggcAAATGAAGTAAAGTGAGGTGGAGAAAGACGAGGCAGCAGCACGGACGACAGGACggtaaaaaacagaaaaggaatcGTGTGCTAACtgaacctttttctttttcttttttttttctcttttcattttcccgCATGAATCACCAGAGTGGCCTTTAAATGGGCTGTTGCATAAAGGACATTTAGTTTCATGAGCTCGTGGAATAATAACAGAGGCGGGGAAGACGGCGCGCCTCTGAGCGTGACAGCGTTTAATTACCAGCAATACTCGAgcctgtgtgagagagattacAGAGGTAATAAATACATCCAGGATGCAAAAAATGCAGTATGTAGGTTATGTTTACATCCCGCTTATTACATGTAGGTACAACTATCAGTACATGGAATTAGATCGTCCCCAGAGTGAGTCACATTGCTGCACTTTCCTATAAAAAGCATGCCGACGGGCATCAAGGGATCCTTTACTAACAAATGAAGAAATAGTATCAGCTCATTGGAGTGAATTGGAGAAGTATACGACTGTTGCTGCAATGTTTGACAATTTAACTagcacagacaaacaagacTAAGGTCTCAGTCGAGACCAAATCAGGCGTTGCGCCGGTTAGCCGCAGGGTtgagcagctgtgtgagagCGTCTATCCATGTTGAGAACTTTAACCCCTGATCCAGAAGGTGGCAAATCTGGGTGAATAATTGGATACTTGATCTCTGGCTTAAAGCTGAGCCGAGGGTTCAAATGAGTTAAGCCGACTATTTTACCCGCTTACCTAAGTTGTATCTAAGGCttgtcctatttactggagtACATAGCCATTTGTTTCCATTGCATAAGAACCTTATGGGATtgtaatgattgttccaggtattagtcaatCCCTCAGGTGTTAGTGTCGGGGTGGGTTTTAAACTGGCGCACAACAACAAATTGAGTAAATCCAAGTGAAACACgtaacacaaagaaatgtcagtTGTGTTgaattttgttcatttgtccTGCTCATCTTGTCCCAACTTATGTGACTGGCCACCGCAACGTGATGTCCATCATGCACCTGTAATACTCAGAGGTATTGACATTGAAAGTCACTGGGGAGCACGGTGGAACATTTAtaaacagtctgacattttcccTCATGAGCTGGCGAAGACCTAACCCATTTGACGAATTGTAACAATCCTTACTCTACCCTGTAACTACGTCTCAATTTGACCATTTGTATCTAGAAAACTAATTATGATTTTTGTTATCGATATTATTATGAGATTCCGTCTGAAACTGAAATCCCTTCTGGATAGTTGACTGCTggtacttaaagggtaactccaacaaTTTTACCAAGTCCGGAGTACTACTTCATATGTGATAAAATAGTATGAAGTCTTTTGACtcaccagaggaagctgcatgtaatcttaTGTATTacatccagtgatgtcattactgtctaaattgcattgtgggtaatgtaggcactggGTATgtggaataaagaaaaaactgaTTTATCTTGAGGCAGACAATCCAATCGGGTTCATTTATGCCAGAAAATGCTGGTACGGGTACAAACAAGTCGTGAGTCATagctttattgatttttaaaatgagtgtcattgaatttgaaaaaaaacatgtttataatgtatacacttaaaaataaataagtatttTGCATACCACAACAAACATTCTGCTATAGCAACAGAAAGAACATCAAAGCGGAAAATCAAAAGTGAATGATCAAAGCTCTGGTGATGTCATACATTTTAGAATGTTGAAACACTATAAATATAGGACCTGACTTTTTATTTCCCATTTGTAATCAGACCGCCACcatgagaggaaagaaaagcagagaagaatACGGtaaagaggaaggagacaggATGAGAGATCGCTCACAGGgtaggagaagaaagagaagcgTGAGCAATGAAGACACAAAGgctcagcagaggagaaaaaaactggccgagaagaagagagaggctAAGAAGGCTCTTCAGAGTACCATGACTCCCGAACAAATCCTAGCTGAGAAGCTAAaagaggacaagaagaagatCGCCTCTTTCATGGACAAGGCCGGGACTTCTCTGGATATTGAGCGCCATTGCTGGCAGCTAGACACCTGGCTGCTGGACGAGCCGGAGGAAGCCAAACCTCTGGTTGGGGATCAGATGGACGAGCAGATGGACAAGGAAAAGACATCCTTCATTCAGGCCACAGAAGGCATCGAGCAGACTGTGCAGGATACgcaacaggaagaagaggagcctGTGAAAAGACCCCAGACTTCCCATCGAGTCCAGCTTGAGGAGAACAGAAAGGAAACCAGGAGGCTCGCAGCCGCTttgaaaaaggcagaggaacTTCTGAAGACGGagcgcctctgctggcagcGGGAGAAAGTCTCCCTGCTTGATGATCACAGtgaggaaaccaggaagatcgCATCTGCCATGAAAAGGGCAGAGGATCTGCTGGAGACCGAGCGTCTCTGCTGGCAGCAAGAGAAAAATTCCCTCCTGGAGGCGATGGAGAAATCTACAGCTCTCTATGAGactcagctggatgagcagaaatgtgagAACAAAGCCCTCATGgctgctctgaggaatgttGAGCAGAAGTTGGAGAGTCATCAGCTGGAGTGGCagcaggaaaagacatccctcattcaggccacagaaGGCCTCAAGAAGACTGTGCATGATACGcaacaggaagcaaaggaggctgtggaaaggtctcaggcttcccatcaagcccagcttgaggagcacagagaggaaaccaggcAGATCGCAGCTGCCTtgaaaaaggcagaggatcTTCTGGAGACCGagcgcctctgctggcagcGGGAGAAAATACccctgatggaggagatggagaaatctACAGCTCTCCATGAGACTCAGCTAgatgagcagaaatgtgagAACAAAGCCCTCGCGGCTGCTCTGAGGACtgttgagcagaagctggagagtcatcaggtggagtggcagcaggaaaagacatccctcattcaaGCCACAGAGGATCTCAAGAAGACGCTGCAGGAAAAGGAacaggagtgggaggagaaagaaagctcCATAAGGTCCCAACTGGAAGATCTCCTgagtaagaagaagaaaaagaagaaatggtaCAGATGGTTCATCTAATGGCCTGATCCACGCTCAGGAACTGTGCCTGAATCAAACACACGCCTGAGCTATAGGTGGTTttccccgggtgctccggttaaccagtttttattaaagaagaaattctttaataaaaacaaaaaaaagtcaaactagTTCAGGCGTGTAAAACCAGGTACCGGTTCCTGATCTGGGTCTTATTCTAAATGAACCATTAAAATGTCCACTAGTCTTTGCATCATTCACACCAAAAGGATCATCATCAGCGGGTCAagatcacaacaacacaaaggctcttttaagagccaccTGACAACACCAGACCATACAGTATCAGCAGAACCAGTAGCCGCAAGGGACTCCATCCAAGATTTCAACACTAATTGTCACCTTTGCCACTGAAACGTTGAGCTTTGAAGGCTTTCTTCTGTGTGCTGGTCATGTCACCATGACGAAGCGATACGATGGCTAACCACTTGTATACCTTATAATACTAGTTATAAGAttgtcttttgattttaatgtaataaaacatgccAAAGGCATTTCTTGATTGAACATTATTGTATATCATATGAGTTACTTATTTCATCAAATGGCTCTAATAAGATTGTGGGGAAGCATTCAGCCAGAGCTCCAACCTCATCACCCACAGCTGTAAACACGAGGGTGACTGGCCCCATCACTGTCCTCGCTACATCGAAGGCAACCAGCACAAAGTGGACACAAAgaattttattacattaatcATTCAATATTTATTCCAGCTTTCTCTCAGCCTTGAACTATATCACCCTCTTTACACATATGtaatagatttttttaacactttatcTATAAAGATTTTTAAGTTTAAaccatacaaaaacacacagaagctaaacaacaaaatacacagaGCACAACAagacgaaacaaaacaaaacaagacaaactacCAGCCCACAGTagtataaacattaaaaaagaaatacagtcaTATAAGTCAGTCCACGTACTGAATCAAGAGAACAGAGGAAGGTTTTAAGGTCCAAAACAGAGTCCAAAGAGCCAGGATCAAGAGCATTCAAGGAGAGGCTTGGAtgtacaaaacacaatgcaatcgGTACAGAACAAAATGAGACAGAATAATACAGTCCAGCGTAACTAGTCCAGGGGATCAAGGTTGTCACTTCAAATGTATTCAATAAAGGGTCCCCAGACTTCAAGGAACTTGTGGTGAGTGTCTGACAGAGTACATCGAATTTCTTCCTGGTAAATACAGGAAACCATATCATTcaaccatttttttaaaacaaggaggagaagctgatAACTCGTTTTGCTACGACCATGAGGACTTGTTGTAGTGATGAGggaagagtgagagaaaatTTAGAATGGCCCAATATTATCAGGAGACTGTCAGGGGTCAACTGTTTGCTGTATAGGACACTGTGCAAATGCAAAATGATGTGCCAAAAAATCCTAAGCTTAGGGCAGGAACAGAAAAGGTGACCCAGAGAATAGTAATAGCGGAAGACAGGAAGGCCGAGGCCTCCCTCAGCTGTAGATTTCTGTAGGTGTGCCTTAGAGATACGAGAAGGTTTGTCAGGAGTTTGTCAAGAGTACAATGATGGAATCTAACATCTTGAAAAAAGAGGTTGTAAGATATATGGGTATGTTTTGAAAGAGATACATACATTTGGGGAGAACAACCATCTTGGCAATATTGACATGCCCTTTtagtgagagaggaaggagtTTCCACCTATCTATCATGATTTTAACTTTACCGATCAAGTCAGAGAAATTCAACTTAAAAAGGAGCGTTGGGTTCCTGGTGATATTGATCCCAATGGTAAAACCAGAGAGCTGTCCAAAATTCTTTATAAGGCTTAAAAGTGGACTGAGAGACAACCTAACAGACAATAAAGTCAGGATCACATCATCTGCATATAAACCTATAGGGCTATCAGATGTACCATAACCGATGCCAGCAAGCTGGGGATAGAGGAGACCTCATGGAAATAGCCAGGGGTTCCAGAGCAAGAGCGAAGAGCAAAGGGGAAAGGCTGCATCCCTGTCTAGTTCCACGTTGCAATAAGAAAGGTGGAGACCTGTCATGGTTAGTCAAGACCGTCGACTTGGGGCAAGCATACAGCATTTTTAAAAGGGTCATGAATTTATCACCAAAGCCAAATTTTTTGAGGGTTGCGAACATGTATCTCCATTCAATTTGATCAAAAGCTTGCTTAGTGTCTGATGAAATAACAGCGGAGTCTGATGGATTGGTGAAATACATAATATTTAATAGACGACGAGTGAATATTAAAATGACGACGAGTGTTGGAGAAGGAGAACGAGTGTTGGAGAAGGAGAACCTATCTGGGATAAAGCCCGTCTGATCGGGGTGGATTAACGTGTCAACATGTTTGCTTAGTCGGTTAGTCATTACTTTTGCAACAATCTTTTGGTCGCTGTTTAGCAGGCTTAAGGGGCGATAGGACACAACATTAGTAGTGTCCCTATCTTTTTTCAGGAGAGGGCAAATATTGGCGTCATATACACTGTTAGGAAAAATTCCATCTTTCACAGAGCAATTTATCACTCGGAGAAGAAGAGGGGTGATTACATCTATATGTTTTTTATAGAATTCTATTCCAAAGCCATCAGGGCCACAGGGCCGTTGGGAAAAGAACAAATGactatttctatttcttctAGTGTGAAGTCAGAATCCAGTTCTAGCTTAGCGGCTTCACTAAGAGATGGGATGCTTAATGAGTTGAGAAAACGATCAAGGTCGGAGTCAGAGAGCTTAGATTTGGAGGTGTACAACTGactgaaaaaatcaaaaaatctgTTGTTAGTCAATTTAGGATCAGTTATTAATTGTCCGGTGGGAGAAGAAATTTTATGTATTGCCCTGTCAGCCTGTACACCTTTTAACTGTCTAGCAAGTAATTTACCAGGTTTATCTCCCAGCTCGAAGTGCTTTTGCTGAAGCTTACGGATGTAACATCCAACCTGCTCTCCCAGCATCTGATTATGCACATATTTTATCTTCAGGATGGCGCTAAGGGTGTTGTCATTGTTTGTATTGCGCTAATTGTCCTCCAAAGCCGACAACTCAGCCTCAATAACTGTGAGATGCCTCAGCCTGGACCTTTTAGTGACATGAGATGATGTGACCCTGCAGTACCACTTTGAACAATTCCCATAAAACTGAGTCAGAGACTGCCCCATTATCGTTAGTGAgcaaaaaatctgaaatcttaGCCGAAGTAGAATCATGAAATGCTTTGTCTGAATTTTGGGAGGGATTGGATTTCCAATTGTATGAAGGTGTCTGGAGGTTAAAATTAATCTGGACTGAAAGAGGAGCATGATCGGACACTAGAATACTATGATATGTtgaactgagtgtgtgtgaaatcagtTTAGAGGCTACAAGGAAGTGGTCAATTCTGGTGAAGGTACCGTGTacaggggaaaagaaagaataTTGTCTCTCAAAGGGGTGCAGAAGCCTCCAAATGTCAACCAAATCAAATGAATTCACCAAATCATTAAGAACTGGCACAGATTTCAATGGTGGGGCAGCCTTAGTGGAAGATCTGTTCAATTGAGAGTCGAATAGCAGTTAAAGTCGCCCCCGATGATTATGTTATGAGTATTATATTCTGAAACAAGATTAAAAACTTCACAGAAAAAATCAGGACAATCGAAATTAGGTGCATAGATGTTTAAAAGGACTACTGGGAAGGAATTGATTGCACAAGTGACAAGGAATGCTTTTTTGGTTAAATTTTGAGCTACAGAAACCATAAAACTATTAACATGTTCAGCTGTTTAAAGACATGGTGGTTTGCGGcttttctatcttttatactttaggaaatattcagctttttctgcaaacattttcccattcaatttttcaaattttgttttACTACTTCTTCAGCACACGTTCAGCTAGAGAAACcgttcagctatcaaaatgcTCCACTTTTTAAGTTCTTTCattgtttcttgttcttttcagcttcttttcttttcagctttttcaaaaataaatttCGGATTGAAGTGAATGGGAAAttttcaaatcctcttcaaaaccactcaactttcaacctcttcttgtcccTCATAAGAGCAAGAGACATCATTCCAACTTTTAAAGAGTAACACGACTTTGAACTATTCGGCgtgtattcagctttttaaaatctttcacggttttgaaatcatcacagttttagtgtTAAGAATTTTTAGCTCTTCTAATTTTTCactctacagaaataaaaaagacacagagttcagcaatgtctcctgttactcactGTATAAATATTTTCACCTTAACCGTAACACCTTTTTCAAACCtcgcaggagtttgggaggtgttttctcattcattcttatggagacattttcagctttggtTCTGCTATGGCTCCAGCACGTGTGCAGctagagaaactgttcagctatcaatatGCTCAACCCATTAAGCctattatttttcagtttttctgccttttcagcttttgaaaaaagcagctgtttctTCAAtgcattcagcagatttccgaaATCACATCAGctctcagcattcacactgaatttttgcagaaaatgcaaatgtttctagttcttcttcttgttattttccatcatcatcatcatcatcatcatcatcatcataatataTCTGCACTGTATCATCTATGTGATTTCTCAAGACATGACGTTTAAGGAACAGATAGCATCATAGTTTTCTTGGCCAACAAGGGTAAAAATGGTAATTATATTCACAACCATTTCTGTTTGCCCAGTTGAAACAGATAGTTAAGTGACACTTACACCTTTCCCGCCTTTTGTATGAACGCACCAGCAATTCCCACATCAAGAaactaaaatctaaaaatgttttgttgtgttgttgttgttgtttccttgCTTCATGAAGACATTAAGTAAGTCCATTTGACTttcatgtaaaagtaaaaactcagacttcaattaaaaaaatacttaaaaactaCTAATTCATGTTAGTTGTGTAACAACTAAAGCTGCTGAAGCACTGCATTTAGTGTGTGTAGTGTTAAGTAAAAACCTGTCACTGAAATACTTGACACCTAATAAACTTTTACTTAACAGCTGGATCCAGGcaggttttgatgttttttgacCTTCAGTTCACCAAATCAGTAGTTACTGGCTCTACATGTAACATATCTGTGGTGTATCAGTAGTGTGACAATGCTTGCAGCATTCACAGTATTGTCCCTCTGGAATTCATtaaagcttttaatgtgaatgCAGCAAGACGGAAACTGTCATAGAATTAGATGTTTAAGAACATGCAGGAAAAGCTGAGGCCAGTTTAACTCAGTTTAGAATAAAGACTATAGAAATGCTTGATCTGTTCGAAGGTAGCTAGAAACTCAACATATTATGACTTGTTTGTTTAAACTCCGTCACCTTCAATTCAACTTTATTGCATGGCCAAAACACTGTGTAGATCCACGAGTGAGTTATTTCAATACTGTATGTAGCAGTGTGGCAATACAAAcagacatattttatttcatttgggGTAAGAAGTGCTAAAGAAATGTTCTGTAGGCCACACTGAGCATTTCCAAGTAAAAGGGGAATGAACTAGTTTAAGGATAAATTGTATGAGCagacagtatatacagtatctATAGAAAACAGATTCAGAGGCCGTGCAAACtgagtgtacgtgtgtgtgtgtgtgtgtgtgtgtgtgtgtgtgtgtgtgtgtgtgtgtgtgggtgggtgtgtgtgtctgaaataGGCTATATAAAGGATGTCAGTCACAGTAACTTTTCATGCTGCAAGCATGGAGCTCTTGACAAGAGACTCAATCAGCAGCACTAAAGCctgcctctgcttcctctgcctctgccaccCTACTTTTGTGTCGACTAATCTCCACTGTAGGATGTAGAGGAGCCATTTGATATTGTCTTCCCCGGTGTTTTTCATTATCACCGTCTTACTGCAGCCTGCCGGTGGCATTACCGCGACATTAGTGGGCTTGACAGGACGAGAATCACCACACAATCCCGTCACAACCTTCCCATCTCGGCTGTAACCCTACTCACATTTCAAAGCCCCTCCGCCTCTTCTTATCTTTcacttcccccttttttttttttttttttgtctgcttggAGGTGGAGCGGCAGCAGGGTCATGGACAATATTTTGGGGGAAATTGCTGGGAGGTGAGGCAGGTTGTCTGCACTGCGCTCGCGTTCGAGCAAAACATTCGCGCATCTGCTTAAGAAATATCCCACTACTCGTTGTTAAATTAGCTTAATTTGGTATGAACTCAAATTTAACAAGGATTCTCTCCCCAccaaaaaagtgttgtttttctcctccttgaCGGCCATGAAGTCACACTGCGCAGTCCATTTCACAGCCAGAGGCACAAACAGCAAAGGTTTGTTCAACACAGTCAAGCACTCGCAAACATGCACAAATTGTTGACAGGTTTGTTCCAATTAATGCATGACTGCGATCAATTATTGTGCCCTCCAGTGGCTGTTGTAGCCACAGCAGCACTTTTTAATGGACTGTACAAGTTCTACAgcttcatcatcaacacttcTAATGAGCCATCTTAAATCGTGTCAGAGGGATAGAGCTTCCTCCTTCAATTTACATGTTCTGATTCGTTCCAGTTCTTTTCTCAACGGGCCGTGGGGGGTTTAAAGGTCTCTTGGCTTTGTAATAGTAGACATTTACTCCCGGAAGAGACATCatgttatagaaaaaaaaatat is a window from the Acanthopagrus latus isolate v.2019 chromosome 5, fAcaLat1.1, whole genome shotgun sequence genome containing:
- the LOC119018923 gene encoding trichohyalin-like; this translates as MRGKKSREEYGKEEGDRMRDRSQGRRRKRSVSNEDTKAQQRRKKLAEKKREAKKALQSTMTPEQILAEKLKEDKKKIASFMDKAGTSLDIERHCWQLDTWLLDEPEEAKPLVGDQMDEQMDKEKTSFIQATEGIEQTVQDTQQEEEEPVKRPQTSHRVQLEENRKETRRLAAALKKAEELLKTERLCWQREKVSLLDDHSEETRKIASAMKRAEDLLETERLCWQQEKNSLLEAMEKSTALYETQLDEQKCENKALMAALRNVEQKLESHQLEWQQEKTSLIQATEGLKKTVHDTQQEAKEAVERSQASHQAQLEEHREETRQIAAALKKAEDLLETERLCWQREKIPLMEEMEKSTALHETQLDEQKCENKALAAALRTVEQKLESHQVEWQQEKTSLIQATEDLKKTLQEKEQEWEEKESSIRSQLEDLLSKKKKKKKWYRWFI